The bacterium DNA segment CGATGTCTTCTTCAGCGAAGAACTGCTCTCGATTGATTATGCAAGTTCTCGACTTGATCCTGAAGGTGCCTGGCACACTGTTGTATGGCTGGACAAATTGATAGTCAGGTGTTCCACTTCGTATTAAGGCCAATCTGGGCAGCTAGTTCGCACAAGCGGACGGGCTATCACACTGTAGTGGTCAGCTTTTCGGTTTGTTTATCTACGGACTGAATGACTGCTTGAATCGCGTCGACCTCGGATTCCTTAAAGTATGCTTCCCCACACTGCGAACATACCCAGGCTGGAACCGCATCGAGCAGGAGATGATAACCTTTGCGGTCAATGTGAAAAGGTGCAGTGCCTCGTTCCATTTTGCCCTGGCAGTGAGTACATTTCATTTGTTTTTCCTCTTCGCAAAATTATTTGTCTAGCCTAAAGTTTCGAAGCGGTCACTAATTTTTCAACTTCCTCTTCAGTCAATTCCTCTGTCGTTTTTTCCACTAACAGGGCAGCAAGCTGCATGGGTTCAATGCTGACATGCTGATGTTTTTGGATACTGTTGGAGATCTTTTGCAAACGTTTTAATGTTTGCGGTCTTAGCGGAAGCAAACGGCGTTCTGTCCACGCCGGATCGGTCGCACGACCTCCACCCTCTGGAACCCGAAACCGCTTATTGACTTCCGCGAATAATTGCAGTGCACCAAAATATCCCCCTTTCGCTGAGACT contains these protein-coding regions:
- a CDS encoding YgiT-type zinc finger protein, with the protein product MKCTHCQGKMERGTAPFHIDRKGYHLLLDAVPAWVCSQCGEAYFKESEVDAIQAVIQSVDKQTEKLTTTV